The sequence AAGGCTAGCGCATTACCACTATGCTATACCCGCTCGCTCTGTGATTGGCGCCGCTTGCCACCACCGCAGGCCATTCGTCAACAAAACATCGACCAGAACGGGTATTCGAGCCGATAAAGTCCGTATTTGCGCCCGTAAAAGGCATTCTTTGTTTGCCATCTTGGCTGGAAGCGTTAGCAGCCCGCGCATGGCAAGCGGACTTACCCATCTCGAACGGCTCGAAGCCGAAAGCATCCATATCATGCGCGAAGTGGTGGCCGACGCCACCAATCCCGTCATGATGTATTCGGTAGGCAAGGACAGCGCAGTCATGCTGCATCTGGCGCGCAAGGCGTTTTACCCTTCGCCCCCGCCCTTCCCGCTGCTCCATGTCGACACGACCTGGAAATTCAAGGAAATGTACAAGCTGCGCGAGAAAGCAGCGAAAGATGCCGGGATGGATCTGTTGGTCTGGACCAACCCCGAAGCAGAAGAGCGCGGCATCAACCCATTCGATCATGGCGCGCTCCACACTGATATGTGGAAGACGCAGGGGCTGAAGCAAGCGCTCGATCATTACAAATTCGATGTCGCCTTTGGCGGCGCACGCCGTGACGAGGAAAAGAGCCGCGCGAAAGAACGCGTATTCTCCTTCCGCAGCGCCAACCACGGCTGGGACCCGAAGAATCAGCGCCCCGAGCTGTGGAACCTCTACAATGCCCGCAAGGCCAAGGGTGAGAGCATCCGTGCCTTCCCGCTCAGCAATTGGACCGAGCTGGATATCTGGCAGTATATCATGCTCGAGAATATCGAGATCGTGCCGCTATATTTCGCTGCGAAACGCCCGACCTTCGAATATGAAGGCGGCCTGTTCATGGCTGACGACATAGAACGCCTCGAGAAGGTAATGGGCAAACGCCCTGAAATCACCGAGCGCTCCATCCGTTTCCGCACATTGGGCTGCTTCCCGCTCACCGGCGCGGTCGAAAGCGAAGCGGCGACACTAGCCGACGTCGTGCAGGAAATGCTCCTCACCACCACCAGCGAACGCCAAGGCCGGGTCATCGACCAGGATGAAGGCGGTGCCGGCATGGAGAAGAAGAAAGCGGAGGGTTACTTCTGATGACCGAGAAGGCTGCCCCCACATACGAAACCGACGCTCTGATCGCCGAGGACATCGGCGCATATCTGGAGCAACACCAGAATAAGGAGCTGCTGCGCTTCATCACATGCGGCAGCGTGGATGACGGCAAAAGCACGCTGATCGGGCGCTTGCTGTACGATTCGAAGATGATCTTCGAAGACCAGCTGGCTGCGCTTGAAGCAGACAGCAAGAAAGTCGGCACGCAGGGTCAGGAAATGGACTTCGCGTTGCTGGTCGATGGCCTCGCCGCAGAACGCGAGCAGGGCATCACCATCGATGTAGCCTACCGCTTCTTTGCTACCGAGAAACGCAAGTTCATCGTCGCCGATACGCCCGGCCACGAGCAATATACCCGCAACATGGTCACTGGCGCGTCGACTGCCGATGCCGCTGTGATCCTGATCGACGCACGCAAGGGCGTGTTGGTGCAAACGCGCCGTCACTCCTATCTGGCGCATCTTCTGGGCATCAAACATCTGATCCTTGCCGTGAACAAAATGGACTTGGTCGATTACGATCGGGCCACATTCGACAGCATCGTTGCTGACTACAGCGCCTTTGCGAAGGAAATCGGGATTGAGGAATTCACCGCTATTCCGATCTCGGGATTCAAGGGCGACAATATTGCTCAAGCCCCGTCAGCCAACACGCCTTGGTTCAAAGGCATTAGCCTGATCGAACACCTCGAGACGGTAGAGCTTGCCAATCAGGGAGCGCGCAAACGCCCGTTCCGCATGCCGGTGCAATGGGTCAACCGCCCCAACCTCGACTTCCGCGGATTTTCAGGACTGGTTTCGGATGGCCGCATCAAACCGGGCGACGATGTTCGTATCGTGCCATCAGGTAAGACGAGCACAATCAAGTCAATCGTCACATTCGACGGCGATCTGGACGAAGCAATCGCAGGCCAGTCGGTCACGTTGACGCTGGAAGACGAAGTCGACTGCAGCCGCGGCGACGTGATTGCATCAGCCGACGCACCGCCCGAAGCCGCTGACCAGTTCGAGGCGACGCTCGTTTGGATGAGCGACGAAGCGATGAAAGCTGGCCGTGGATACTGGCTGAAGCTGGCGACCCAGACTGTCAGCGCGACAGTCCAAGAGCCGAAATATGAGATCAACGTCAATACGATGGAACATCTCGCGGCCAAAACGCTGGATCTAAATTCGATCGGGGTCGCGGAAGTCCACACAGACAAGCCGATCACCTTCGAATCCTACGACGACAGCAAGGCACTGGGCGGCTTCATTCTGATCGACAAGATTACCAATGCCACTGTCGGTGCCGGCATGCTGAACTTCAGTCTGCGCCGCGCACAGAACGTGCATTGGCAGCCAACAACGATCACGCGCGAAGAACACGGCGTGATGAAGAACCAACAGCCACGCGTGCTGTGGTTCACCGGCCTTTCTGGCTCTGGCAAATCGACTATCGCCAATGAGGTGGAGAAACAGCTCGCGCTGATGAACCGCCACACCTTCCTGCTCGACGGCGACAATGTCCGCCACGGACTGAACAAGGATCTTGGCTTTACCGAAGCGGATCGGATCGAAAACATCCGCCGCGTTGGCGAAGTCGCCAAATTAATGACCGATGCGGGCTTGATCGTGCTGACAGCATTCATCAGTCCGTTCCGCGCGGAACGCCAGATGGTTCGCAGCATGCTGCCCGAGGGTGAGTTCGTAGAAATCTTTGTCGATACACCGCTGGCTGTCGCAGAAGAGCGCGATGTGAAGGGCCTCTATAAGAAAGCCCGCAGCGGTGAACTCAAGAACTTCACCGGCATCGATAGTCCGTATGAAACGCCTGAAAATGCCGATCTGATCATTGACACAACGCAGATGAATCCGGTTGAGGCAGCGCGCTACATCGTGGATGAACTGATCGCCAAGGGTTGGCGTTGAACGCCCCCGCGCCTCTGAAAGACGCTATATGACTGACGCTGATCTCGCCGCACATCTCGCTGAAACGGCGGGACGTATCCTGTTGCAAGTCCGCGCGAGTGGCATGTTCGAAGGCAAAGCTCTAGGCAACGCAGGCGACGAAACAGCCGACCGGTTTCTTGTGAACGCATTGCGCGCGCAGCGGCCCGATGACGGCATACTTTGCGAAGAGACAAAGGACACGGCCGACCGCCTAAACAAGTCGCGCGTGTGGATCGTCGATCCGGTCGACGGCACCCGCGAATATGGCGAAGATCGTGACGACTGGGCGGTGCATGTCGGTCTATCCGTGGACGGTGTGGCCGAAGTGGGAGCCGTAGCCCTGCCCGGCCTCGATGGCGGCACTGTGCTGCGCACCGATCGGCCTGATACACTCCCACCCGCCCCCAAGACACCGCGCATGCTGGTCAGCCGGTCACGCCCGGCCGCCGAGGCGGTTGCTGTCGCCGCGGCTCTTGGCGCCAATCTGGTGCCCATGGGCTCAGCCGGAGCAAAGGCCATGGCGGTTGTTCGCGGCGAGGCGGAAATCTACCTGCATTCAGGCGGTCAATATGAGTGGGATAGCTGCGCGCCAGTGGCCGTAGCTCGCGCATTTGGCCTGCACTGCTCGCGGATCGACGGGTCACCGATGCTCTATAATCAGCAGGACACCTATTTGCCTGACCTGCTTATATGCCGCCCTGAGCTTGCCGAAGAGACCCTGCGCCTCGTCGCAGCGATGTAACCTTATTCAGTTGCCGGCGCGGCTTCCGGCGGTGCTCCGCCAGTCTTAACCCGTACCGTAACGTCGACACGGCGATTCTGCGCGCGGCCTTCCTCATTCGGAGTGCCATCAGGCAAGGCATTGGGCGCAACCGGGTTCTGCTCGCCGAATGCGATCAGCCTGATCCGGCTTTCCGCAATTCCCTTGCTCACTAACAAGTCGCGCACCGCCTCTGCGCGGGTCTGTGATGCACGAAGGTTCACCGCGTCAGTACCATCTGCGTCGCTATGTCCGCGCAATACAATCGCTTGTCCTTGTCCGATCTGAGGCGAATCGAGTATCGTCTCAATCGCTGCCAATGCCTCCGCGTCGAAGTCGCTCCCGCCCGCGGGGAAACCGATTGTCTGCGTGAGGCTCTCAAGCTCAACCGCCACAGGAAGCTCGGCTTCGGGGCTGAAAATCGACGCCGTAGGTTCGGCAGTTGGTTCAGCATCTGGATCTTCCGCGCCCGTCTCAACTGGCTCAGGCGCAGCCTCTCGGGGCGCACGGTCACAGGCAATCAGCGAAAGGCTGAGAACGGCTGCAAGGGCGATCGGGTATTTCATGGTCGGTCCTGTGGTCATGCGGGTTGCTCGCTCGCGCTGCCCTTTTTACCGGCTCGCTTCGCAGCGGCCTCGACAGCTGTCTTGCTCTGCGGCGGAGAGAACGAAATAATCGTGTCACCGGCGCGCGGTTCGGGGCGCACAGCGTGGGTGAAGAAGCGCATCGTACCGCTAGCGCGCAGGATAAGGAGCATATGCGCCGAATCGGGCAGCTTCTCCTGAGCATCCTCAAAGTCAAACTCGTCCGATAGTTTGGTCTTGCGGAACACCCAGCCTTCGGCTTGCCGTTCGTTCACATCGCTCACGCCGAAGCCGGATTCAAACAAGGCTCTTCCGCGCAAAGAATGCGGAATGGCGTTCTTATCATCATCATCGCCAGCCTCACCCAGTTGATAGACCGAATCGCGGCCGACTTCATGCGCGAACTCATTGCAGACGAGCGCGTTATATGCCTCGTTCTCGGTCGCCGCGACGAGCACCTGAAACGGCGTCAGGTCGAGATTATGCTCGGTTGCCTCGTTCAAAATCTCGCCATGATAGGTTGGAATTCCGCGTTTCCGCGCTGCGCTCAGGCGCTGCCAACTGGCATCGACCAGCGTAACCGGCGTTTTCAAGTCATGCATCTGTTCGGCAAGGGCAATGGCCCACGGCGTACTCCCCACGACCAGTAGGCCAGGCCGCGTATTGCCTTTCACTTTAAGCCATTTGGCAACGAGATCGATTGTGAAGCCATGGGCGATAATAGTTGCCACCACGACCGCAAAGCTAAGCGCGATTAGCGCGTTGCCATCTGCATATCCAAGTTCCGACAGACGCAAAGCGAACAGGCCAGAAATGGCCACCAACACGATACCGCGCGGCGCAATCCAAGAAAGAAACAGCCGCTCATTCCAAGGTACCGAGCTGCCGAGCAGGCTGATCAGGATCGTGGCTGGTCTGACAAGGAACAACAGCGCGAGCAGGAACAGTCCGAACCGCCAATTCAGATACTTGAGTTCTTCAACCTGAAGCGACGACGACAGGAGGATGAAAATACCTGAAACCAGAAGCACCGCGATATTCTGTTTGAACGGATGAATGCTACGCAAGCTCGATACGTTCATATTGGCAAGCGCAATGCCCATTACGGTGACAGCAACAAGGCCAGCTTCGTGCTCAATCAAGTTCGAAACAACAAATACGCCGATCACTGTGGTCAGCAGCACCGGAACCTTGAGATATTCGGGCACCGCGCCGCGCGGGAACGACCATGCAATAAACTTCGCCGCTGCATAGCCGATCAGACCGGCGATAATCGCCGCGAAGATCATTGGCGGCACAACCTCGAATACCG comes from Altererythrobacter sp. ZODW24 and encodes:
- the cysD gene encoding sulfate adenylyltransferase subunit CysD, which gives rise to MASGLTHLERLEAESIHIMREVVADATNPVMMYSVGKDSAVMLHLARKAFYPSPPPFPLLHVDTTWKFKEMYKLREKAAKDAGMDLLVWTNPEAEERGINPFDHGALHTDMWKTQGLKQALDHYKFDVAFGGARRDEEKSRAKERVFSFRSANHGWDPKNQRPELWNLYNARKAKGESIRAFPLSNWTELDIWQYIMLENIEIVPLYFAAKRPTFEYEGGLFMADDIERLEKVMGKRPEITERSIRFRTLGCFPLTGAVESEAATLADVVQEMLLTTTSERQGRVIDQDEGGAGMEKKKAEGYF
- the cysN gene encoding sulfate adenylyltransferase subunit CysN, with product MTEKAAPTYETDALIAEDIGAYLEQHQNKELLRFITCGSVDDGKSTLIGRLLYDSKMIFEDQLAALEADSKKVGTQGQEMDFALLVDGLAAEREQGITIDVAYRFFATEKRKFIVADTPGHEQYTRNMVTGASTADAAVILIDARKGVLVQTRRHSYLAHLLGIKHLILAVNKMDLVDYDRATFDSIVADYSAFAKEIGIEEFTAIPISGFKGDNIAQAPSANTPWFKGISLIEHLETVELANQGARKRPFRMPVQWVNRPNLDFRGFSGLVSDGRIKPGDDVRIVPSGKTSTIKSIVTFDGDLDEAIAGQSVTLTLEDEVDCSRGDVIASADAPPEAADQFEATLVWMSDEAMKAGRGYWLKLATQTVSATVQEPKYEINVNTMEHLAAKTLDLNSIGVAEVHTDKPITFESYDDSKALGGFILIDKITNATVGAGMLNFSLRRAQNVHWQPTTITREEHGVMKNQQPRVLWFTGLSGSGKSTIANEVEKQLALMNRHTFLLDGDNVRHGLNKDLGFTEADRIENIRRVGEVAKLMTDAGLIVLTAFISPFRAERQMVRSMLPEGEFVEIFVDTPLAVAEERDVKGLYKKARSGELKNFTGIDSPYETPENADLIIDTTQMNPVEAARYIVDELIAKGWR
- a CDS encoding 3'(2'),5'-bisphosphate nucleotidase CysQ, coding for MTDADLAAHLAETAGRILLQVRASGMFEGKALGNAGDETADRFLVNALRAQRPDDGILCEETKDTADRLNKSRVWIVDPVDGTREYGEDRDDWAVHVGLSVDGVAEVGAVALPGLDGGTVLRTDRPDTLPPAPKTPRMLVSRSRPAAEAVAVAAALGANLVPMGSAGAKAMAVVRGEAEIYLHSGGQYEWDSCAPVAVARAFGLHCSRIDGSPMLYNQQDTYLPDLLICRPELAEETLRLVAAM
- a CDS encoding OmpA family protein — translated: MKYPIALAAVLSLSLIACDRAPREAAPEPVETGAEDPDAEPTAEPTASIFSPEAELPVAVELESLTQTIGFPAGGSDFDAEALAAIETILDSPQIGQGQAIVLRGHSDADGTDAVNLRASQTRAEAVRDLLVSKGIAESRIRLIAFGEQNPVAPNALPDGTPNEEGRAQNRRVDVTVRVKTGGAPPEAAPATE
- a CDS encoding sodium:proton antiporter, whose amino-acid sequence is MEEQALVIAFVGLLGIGAQWVAWRTGWPAIVLMLAAGFLAGPVFGLIDPEHAFGDLLEPMVAIGVALILFEGGLSLDLRELRHAGSAVLRLATIGVLLGWVFGAAALYYIAYVEFEVAVLFGGILIVTGPTVVLPLLRQSSVQTRPAAILKWEAIVNDPTGALCAVIAYEYFRKVAENPGASVFEVVPPMIFAAIIAGLIGYAAAKFIAWSFPRGAVPEYLKVPVLLTTVIGVFVVSNLIEHEAGLVAVTVMGIALANMNVSSLRSIHPFKQNIAVLLVSGIFILLSSSLQVEELKYLNWRFGLFLLALLFLVRPATILISLLGSSVPWNERLFLSWIAPRGIVLVAISGLFALRLSELGYADGNALIALSFAVVVATIIAHGFTIDLVAKWLKVKGNTRPGLLVVGSTPWAIALAEQMHDLKTPVTLVDASWQRLSAARKRGIPTYHGEILNEATEHNLDLTPFQVLVAATENEAYNALVCNEFAHEVGRDSVYQLGEAGDDDDKNAIPHSLRGRALFESGFGVSDVNERQAEGWVFRKTKLSDEFDFEDAQEKLPDSAHMLLILRASGTMRFFTHAVRPEPRAGDTIISFSPPQSKTAVEAAAKRAGKKGSASEQPA